Genomic window (Blattabacterium cuenoti):
AAAAAACCTTTAGTAAAATATACAAAAGTTAAAATTTGTAAGGAAAATCCTCCATTACAAGGATATGTAGATAGAGTATGTATAATTTTAGATGATTATTAATGGCACTGTGGCCGAGTGGAAAGGCAGAGGTCTGCAAAACCTTTTATAGCGGTTCGATTCCGCTCGGTGCCTTATATTAATTTTATGTATACACTTACGATTTTAAAATTAAAAAATTAACTCTATTGGATAAAAAAAAAGGATGAAGATAAATAATATTCTGATTTCACAACCTCTTAATAGTGCATCTAATGCCCCATATATAAAACTTAGCATGAATAAAAATGTAAATATCGATTTCCGATCTTTTATAGAAGTAAAAGGGGTATCATCCAGTGATGTAAGAAAACAAAAAATTAATTTTTCTGATTTTACTGTCGTTCTTTTTATCAGTAAAAAATCCGTAGATCATTATTTTAGGTTAGCAGAATTGATGCGTTTCAAAGTTCCTATTTCTATGAAATATATTTGTCAAACAGAAACTGTAGCATATTATTTGCAAAAATATATTGTATTTAGAAAAAGAAAAATTCATATTGGAAATAAATCATTTCAAGATATACTTCCTTATGTTATAAAACATTCCAAAGAAAAATTTCTTTTACCTTCTTCGGATATATTAAAACCAGAAATTCCTGACATATTAAATAAACAAAATATTTTTTGGAAAAGAGTTATTTTATATAAAACTACTTTTAGCGATTTATCCGATTTAAAAAATATATACTATGATATTTTAGTTTTTTTTAGTCCAGTAGAAATAAAATCTTTATTTGATAATTTTCCTAATTTTGATCAAAATAATATTAAAATTGCTACTTTTGGAAAAAATACTTTTAATGCAGCTTATAAAGCTGGATTAAACATTGATATAAAAGTTCCAACACCAGAATTCCCCTCTATGGCTATGGCTTTGGAAAAATATATTAAAAAACTAAATATAATCAGATATTAAAAATTTTTATATAGTATTCATTCCTCCCTCCCTACTTATTTTATCTATTTTAATAATTTTTGATATTTCCAATCAATATAATTATTCTACTGTTACTGATTTTGCTAAATTTCTTGGTTGATCTACGTTTTCTCCACGTATATAAGCAATTTGATAAGCTAATAATTGAAGAGGAATAACAGTTACTAATGGGCTAAGTATTTCAGAAATATTTGGTATTTTTATCACATGATCTGCTAACATACTAACTTGAATATCTCCTTCATTAATTATAGCTATAACTTTTCCTTTTCTCGCTTTAATTTCTTGAATATTTCCAATAATTTTATTATAACATCCTTTTTTTGTAGCAATAATTACCACTGGAAAATTTTCATCAATTAAGGCTATAGGACCATGCTTCATTTCTGCCGCAGGATAACCTTCCGCATGGA
Coding sequences:
- a CDS encoding uroporphyrinogen-III synthase produces the protein MKINNILISQPLNSASNAPYIKLSMNKNVNIDFRSFIEVKGVSSSDVRKQKINFSDFTVVLFISKKSVDHYFRLAELMRFKVPISMKYICQTETVAYYLQKYIVFRKRKIHIGNKSFQDILPYVIKHSKEKFLLPSSDILKPEIPDILNKQNIFWKRVILYKTTFSDLSDLKNIYYDILVFFSPVEIKSLFDNFPNFDQNNIKIATFGKNTFNAAYKAGLNIDIKVPTPEFPSMAMALEKYIKKLNIIRY